TCCTTCCCAGATGGTCAAGGCTGCCCTGGGCAGCAGCGCTGATGCGCCGGCCATCAGTGTCATGCCGCTCTTTTTTGCCCAAACCCTGGTTGGCAAGGAGCAGTACAGCATCATCTGGCCCGACGACGGTGCCCTGATCAGTCCGGTGACTATGCTGGTCAAGACAGAAAAACGGGCTGAACTGGATGACCTGCTGGCGTTCTGGGCTGGTCCGCAGGTGGCGTCCATCTTCAGCGGCGCCTTTTTCCCGGCGGTCCACCCGGGGGTGGATAATCAGCTGCCCGAGGCCGCAACCTTCAAATGGATCGGTTGGGATTACATCATCAACAATGATATCAAAAAGCTGATCAGCGGCGTGAATGCTGCCTTCCGGCAGGGCCGTGGGGAGAACATCAGATGCGCCTGATAACCGTGGCAGGGCCGCCCTCTTCGGGCAAGACCGCCATCATCTGCAAGACTGCTGAGGCGCTGCAGGCCGATGGTGTCTCTGTTGGTGTGATCAAGTTTGACTGTCTCTCGTCAGGGGATCAGGCACTGTACGAGCGGCGCGGCATCCCGGCCCGTACCGGGCTGTCCGGCAACCTCTGCCCGGATCATTTCTATGTCAGCAACATTGAAGAATGTCTGGATTGGGGCCTGCAGAGCGGCTTTGATCTGCTGATCAGCGAGAGCGCAGGTCTGTGCAACCGGTGCGCCCCCCATATCAAGGAGGTCTGCGCGGTCTGCGTGATCGATAACTTAAGTGGTGTGGAGACCCCGCGCAAGATCGGTCCGATGCTGAAGATGGCTGATATTGTGGTGATTACCAAGGGCGATATCGTCTCCCAGGCAGAACGTGAGGTCTTTGTCCACCGCATCCGTCAGGTCAACAGCAGTGCCGTGATCATCCATGTCAACGGCCTGACCGGCCAGGGAGGCCATGAGCTGGGGCGGCTGCTGCAAGATGCTGCTGCGGTTGATTCGCTGCAGGGCAAACTGCTGCGCTTTTCCATGCCGGCCGCACTCTGCTCCTACTGTCTGGGACAACGCCGGATCGGCGCTGATTTTCAGATGGGTAACGTCAAGAAAATGGAATTGGGGTAGCCGCTATGGAACGCACCTATGCCGCTATGACCCTTGAGCGGTTGTTTAGCGAACATCCCCATGCACGGGAGTTCTTTTCTGCCCTTGGCCTGTCCGCACTGCCTGAAGACCAGACCCTGGGCAGAACCGTGGCGGCACTGGATGAAGAGCTGCTGTTGGATGTGGGGATTGAACGCCAGGAGCTGTTGGGACAGTTCTGCGACTACATGGCAGGGGTGGAACGGCTGCGCAACCAGCAGCAGGCTCTGGTCTCATCGGTCACGGTGCTGGGAGGGCATGACAAGAGCGGCAATCCTGAAAACTTCAGGCTTGAACTGCGGCCCGGCGAGGTGACCTGCATTGTCGGTCCCACCGGATCAGGCAAGAGCCGCTTTCTGGCAGATATAGAATGGCTGGCCCAGGGGGATAGCCCCACCGGACGGACGGTCCTGATTAACGGAGCGGCCCCTGACCTGGCCCGGCGCTATGCGGTGGAGCAGAAACTGGTGGCCCAGCTCTCCCAGAACATGAACTTTGTGATGGACCTTTCGGCGGAAGAGTTTATCCGGCTGCATGCTGAAAGCCGGATGATAGCTGATCCGGCTGCCATCACCGCCACTATCCTTGAGCTGGCCAACAGTCTGGCCGGTGAGCAGTTCACCCCGGTCACGCCGGTCACAGCCCTGTCCGGCGGCCAGTCCCGCGCCCTGATGATCGCTGACGTGGCCTGCCTCAGTAGCTCGCCGATCGTGCTGATTGATGAGATCGAAAACGCAGGGATCGATCGCAAGCGGGCGTTGTCGTTGCTGGCGGATCAGGACAAGATTGTGCTGATGGCCACCCATGACCCGATCCTGGCCCTGATGGGGCAGCAGCGGCTGATCTTCAAGAATGGCGGTGTCTCCAGCATCCGCAGCACCAGCCCGGCAGAGCGGGCCAACCTGACCCTGTTTGAACAGATGGATGCACGCCTGACTGCAGTGCGCCATGCCCTGCGCAACGGGGAAGAGATAGCAGGAAACTTCTGATCCGTGGATGTACGCAGAGAGCTGCCAATATTTATAACGTTATTGAATGGTTATCTGCAAGTTTTGAGTCTGTATGATGCG
Above is a window of Trichlorobacter lovleyi SZ DNA encoding:
- a CDS encoding GTP-binding protein, which gives rise to MRLITVAGPPSSGKTAIICKTAEALQADGVSVGVIKFDCLSSGDQALYERRGIPARTGLSGNLCPDHFYVSNIEECLDWGLQSGFDLLISESAGLCNRCAPHIKEVCAVCVIDNLSGVETPRKIGPMLKMADIVVITKGDIVSQAEREVFVHRIRQVNSSAVIIHVNGLTGQGGHELGRLLQDAAAVDSLQGKLLRFSMPAALCSYCLGQRRIGADFQMGNVKKMELG
- a CDS encoding ATP-binding cassette domain-containing protein, with the translated sequence MERTYAAMTLERLFSEHPHAREFFSALGLSALPEDQTLGRTVAALDEELLLDVGIERQELLGQFCDYMAGVERLRNQQQALVSSVTVLGGHDKSGNPENFRLELRPGEVTCIVGPTGSGKSRFLADIEWLAQGDSPTGRTVLINGAAPDLARRYAVEQKLVAQLSQNMNFVMDLSAEEFIRLHAESRMIADPAAITATILELANSLAGEQFTPVTPVTALSGGQSRALMIADVACLSSSPIVLIDEIENAGIDRKRALSLLADQDKIVLMATHDPILALMGQQRLIFKNGGVSSIRSTSPAERANLTLFEQMDARLTAVRHALRNGEEIAGNF